The nucleotide sequence GGAAAgaacacaaaaaatcaaataaactaCGAGATCCCACTATGGAATATTACTTAAACATTTACttgatacaaataaaaaaaataaaaattaaacctaaacttttttgtaatttatgcATCTATTGAATGGTTTCATTTATGTCAAACAGAATATGAGTATCGCTTACTTGGGCAGAATCTGGATCCACTGTATTTATATGCTCTCGCTCGCACAAAAGGAGTCGACAAGAGGTTTTTTGTTGCACCTCGTCCACTGCCAACTTTAAAAGATGATTCAGCCATAGGTAAGTTTTTTTGCTATAGTTATATCAATTACATTGTATACTATTTTGAGATATTTACATGTCTAAAGTGGAAGGATATAGAATGGATACAATTTGTCTTCGCTATAATCAATAAGTTTGCTGGATTTTGAATTGATAAGACAATTAAGTGCTATATTTAAAGTGTTTCTGTTTCAAAagctaaaataatttatattattattaaaattgtatttttgaagAATATATGTTGTATGACATGCTATTAAAACTACCATCACATGATGTTGAAAGTTGCTTGAGGTTTTTCACTCATGGTGCGTTGTCAATTAGTGATGAAAGACAACTGAAAAAGGTATGCTGGTTATAGTGAATATAGTCCTCATATGTTTTAATATTGCATCTATGTAATTATTCTGTAATTTATTACAGGGAGGTCGATGGTGTTTTGCTGGTAATGGATTAAACTATGCAAGGGAGATTGTTTCCCAGGAAAAAGTTGAATCTTTTTGTTTGCAAGCCCTTGTAAAGCATTCCAAGGTACTCAACCACAGTATTTTTTTATGgtatcattagatatcagattaTCACTCCGGCTACAGTATTATGGCATAACTGAACCTGGTGTTGTGAAaggattatatatatatacttttacaTGAGTGCAGTTGCAATTTAGGTGCACTTTCGGCTCTGTATGACTTCTTCAATATTGTTTATATATCTCCCCATTTGTACCTATGTATTCCCATACAATTTAAGTTGAATACATTCTGCATCATATTACCTATCATTTGCCATAAACAACAAACTGCCAACCGTATCAGAATGTGTTTGAAGTATTATGAATAGATTTTTTTCATCCCACCAATTTCAAGTTCATAGAGATATATTTATGCATGAAAAATGAACTTGAATTTGcaaaaatgcatatttataAGTCTTAGATTTATCATGCTTTCCGTTTCAAAAGCTTAGCAACATCACTTTGAACCACCTCAACTTAAACTTTTTTTAGTTATAAATATAAACACAAAGCAGTAGCTTCAATATACAATACAATGTTCTGAATCTGAAGCATGAAGTTTTGTAAGAAactattgtttaatttttagATTCCCGATCACTGTGAAGCCATGATAGATCTTGGTGTTCTAGACATGTTACAAAGAATTCTTAATGATAGGCCAAATGCATTGAAAAACCAGAGAAATGCTGTTAGGTATTCAATcactattatttattttcttcattATCCTTTTGTATGTTAATAAtatggcgctccggaagtatgtgtaccaatatggaggtaccggaaactaattttgttctattttacatcaagttgtgtaaagggactgaaacctatgggcagggggtatattcacttggctaactcagacagtccctgaactcataatagaactaaagtaaggaaaatcggaataaaattatggcctaaccttaacctggtacacatattgcggaagtaattatggcctaactttaacctggtacacatattgcgGGAGTACCAATAATATTGCCATCACAAAAAATTTGGCATTGAGCTATATCAGAGATTATGTTAGTTTTACTGAGTTTAAATTTGGAAATGcaggaaaattaaaataaataacgaTTTGATATATTTCTCATTTATACTGCCTTCAGAAAGGGAATAAAATGTGATTTGGTCGTACTGGGAGAATTCAAATCATACTATTCTGAATTATTGTAAAATACGAAGCataattaaatttgaatcaatTGAAATATGCAGTCCATTTCAGACATTCGTGGTGCACTCAGGTTGATGTGTCCAATATAAATCATACTGACTTCTATCTATACTTTTGCATAGAATCATCAGTAACATATGTGTGAATGAGAACTTACATCCTCGTATATTGAAGTCTGGTTGGTTATCTACTCTTGTACAACTCTCAAACTCGAAACTATTGCATCTAAGGATGCAGGTAGgaatatatagcctatatatttCTCTATGTAATTTATTGTCCAAAGGCTCTAATTTGCAAGTCATTGATTTCAAATCCAATATGCAGGCATCAAGAGCACTTGCTAATCTGGACagaaaaaatgttgaagaaaaatatgtGGATGGTGTTTATCTTATCCATCCAAGGCATAGAATTGAGTATGTactatgtaatttttttttaattttctaatgtgttcattttaatatatGTTATCGTTTCTACCCTCCTTGAATAGccttgcgacccaccagtgggaaCTGAAAAAGGTCGAAAGCACTGGTTTATACTACACCCTGGGCTAGTTGTGGAAAAGTAGATTCTGATCAGACTCCTATGCACTAGCCGCTACCAGACCATTTCAGTAGttcataaaatttgataatgatCACATAGTTTACCAGAGATGTATTATCCACATGGTGTAAGTTTGGTATTCAGCTAGATTTAGCCTACATGCTGTTATTCGTGCTATGATAAGCTATAATAAGACTTTCAAAGTACTAAAATTATTAAACTAtcattacaataaaattatgtgactaattcatattttcaatttcccaTAGAAAGGAACCAGAAGCTGATGTTGTGTTAATTCATGGATTGCTTGGCGGTGCTTTTCATTCATGGAGGCAACAAGAAAGTGACTCAATTGCTGTTGCTAATTTCACTGAGTGCTGGCCTGAGGTGGaattaattttgaacaaaatctATTTTAGGATGTTTATCCCGGGGtggaggaaagccgataacacggcttaaccatatggcgaaccacggactcccatctggttaccagtccatgttggataTAAAATTAGTTGGACAGTTTACAGTTAtttagaggaagccgtaaccgagcAGCGGTtttgtgaaccaccctacggtggcgagaAGTTCAGCAACCCTCTCGCACTTAACTATCCCcgcacaggattcgaacctgcaaacctgtgcaggataatcagaggtgcgagcatgttcctaacacttagcacgatgcgccagtCTGCCAAGCCTTGCTTAGGTATCCTTTTACAGCAAAGATGACATAATAatgttttgcattttttgtttcGATCTTTGAAATCCTATAGTAGGACAAAAAGTTCAAATCtggaaaaatactttatttgaaaatattgaattgggTGCTTTTAGAACTGGTATCTAATAGTAGTTTGAAACAGAATTCATTCATCAAAGTCTttcaataaaaagaaatttaagAACCAAATATGCATGTTTTGGTCGTTTTCTCAAAGCAACCTTTTTAAGTTTAGCCATTTTGGGTTAATGGCGAATGCCCTCGATATGCGCCTCCAAGTGGGGCCAATTTTATTAACGAGGCGCAGATTTTTTAGTTAGAATCATTGTAGCTGATATCTGGATGCGATATATATGTTCAGTAACCCAGAAACGTATgtaatcaaatttattgttatatatatttcagactTGGCTACCAAGAGATTTATCTAATGTTAGAATTTTGTCTGTGGAATATGATACACATTTAAGTGATTGGATGCCACATTGTCCGCATGAAAAACAAACTAGAACAATATCATATAGAAGTCAAGAAATCTTGGAAAAGCTTAAACTTGCTGGAGTTGGAGAAAAGAGGTAGAACTCATAAAATTGGATCATGATTTTGGTATTTATAGTTTGGTATATTGGTCAAATCAGCATTGTCCTAATTAGGAAGTTTTCAGTTTACTAAACATTTCATTTCTAACAGATATTTCAAAACCAAAAGATTATAAtcataaatgaaatgaaatattagtTAAGAATAGAATCAATATTGAAGATTTCAGAATCaatatacagtgatacctcggtagtcgaaCATAATGTTTTCGGGATCGGTGTTTGACTACCAATTTGTTTGAGTAGCGAAATTCGACTATCAAGGTATCACTGTATATTTCTAAGTTGCAGAATATCTCTATCGCTAATTCctattcagaataaaaaatttccaactgactatatatatgcatattattcaaaaaaatatataagttaTGGTTGATACAAACAGTCGAGTCAATAATAGAAAGATAATGAGTGAATAACATTTTCTGGCTTTCTGAAGTAATATCAAATAATGATATGATAGTTCGAAATTTTATTGcctaattttattgtttattgtcGCTTTTGTTTTCATAGACCTGTCATATGGTTAGCTCATTCAATGGGTGGATtggttttaaaaaatatgatgCTTATTGCAGAATCTCAGGAAGAGAGATATAAGGAACTTCTCAATAACAGCaagtaaaacaatttttttttgacaatttagTGTTAAGGCTGGGACTTTCATTATTTGCATAACTTGGGAATCTTAAACCAATCACAAGATAAATGGCTGCCTACAAAGCTTTGTTCTATCCCAGacgtgggcaaggtttttggaccaggggcaaAAATTTGgcccacttagactggcgggccatgtaagtgtggcgTAGAAAGTTACATTTCAAGAACACCATTTACAgtgtaacaaaagcaaaagtggagaacaaaaatttaatttaattgcaatctcaacaaatttttgagctattttcagctgaaacatcgaaatttggttTTGGCAGCATGAGGCGGGCCCAATTGAATTACGGTACCcaacgggtcggatttggccTGCTTGCAGTAGTCTGCCCATGTCAGTTCTATCTTCATAGCATGCTTAGGAGCATCTTTCTTATTTGCAGAGGGATAATATTCTACTCAACTCCTCACTTTGGATCACAGTTAGCTGAATATTCAAGAAAAGTACGAAAATTGCTTTTTCCATCCATAGAAGTTATGGCTCTGAGCCATGGTATGATATTAATCTACATTCATTGCAATCAAAATGAAAGCTAAATACAAAGTTTCTAAAATGTCTTAACAGATTCTCCGCAGCTTTTGTATTTGAATGATTCTTTTAAGCAACTTGTGTCGAATTATTCAATAAAAGTTCTGAGTTTTGGTGAACTACAATCGACAAATATTGGATTCGGTAATTTGAAAATACACATTGTGCCACCAAAATCTGCAGGTATGTTCTTGCTTATCTAAAGACCATGTTGCCTTCAAACATTGCATTGCGGCGTATGCTTGATAGTCCATAGAACGACGTATTATTTTGTGTAGGGGAATCATATGAggtataattatgtgcgagaggattgctgaactcctcgtcATTTGTAGTTAGTAAGGTTGTAGTTTGTAATATGGTCAAGTCGTCTCATCAAATTTCCTCTTTTCGGGATGAATTCCAAAATCAAAACGTACATGTGTTAATTTTGTGCATGTTCATTGTTCTGATATTCTcctgtcatttttttttttcagatccTGGAATAGGTTCTCTTATTCTCATGGACACAGATCATCTAAATGTATGCAAACCGATAAGCAGACACAGTGGAGTATATCTCAATACAGTGGATTTCATACAAGCTTGTCTAGCAGAAAGTGATGAAAGGGACTTTTGTACTGATATAGAAGAGTTTATTGACGAAGTTGCTGATATTTTAACATAACGGTTTGTCTCAGATTCAATAAAACTCGTATAGATTGGTATGCTATGtatataaaatttcaacaacctcaaaatatttttattatttattcttgtGGCTCATATACGATGGAAAAAACTGAAGAGCCCATTGTTTCCTTGACAGCAGTTCAATCTTGTAGGCTGTGTAAAATACATTTACCGTACATTTGTTGGGGAAGTGGTACTCTTTATACTTTGGTTGAGTATTTTCTTTATAGTTCAAATGCGTGAATGCTCTATCTATCCTTTCCGAAGAGCTGttgcttatatttttattgtttgttttgcacatgccataattttatatttttgtttataatgaATAAAGTGTTGGATGGTTCATTACTTTAAATGTTCCTATCTTAATGTAGATGTGGTTATCAAAGCAAAGTAaggggtgctcctgaagtatgcgcaccaagatgtcgcataacctatgcggatagaatatttttcgcattttttttgatatttttagcatgataaacatggtcaagatttttgataatcgttcactgaaattttaatgagcgcggtgtttccgatgacgtcattctcactataCCATGGGATTtagccaacgcgccgtgctctgtgggatatgcgctgcaaatgtggcgctaatgtcgctttgggtacGGTACCGGAAGCGTTTAACATTTACATCCTATAACccataccatttctatcacgtttgttcACTGGTTTTACCCATTCATACCTGTACAGCTAGCCATCATTTACTGGAGGCATGCTGAcatgttatttttcaaacaacCACGACAACTTACCCCATAAGTCATTTTTAGGAGTTTttagaaaaacgtaaaaaacttcttAATGATATTGTTAAAAAATCTTCTTAATGCCATTGAGAGTcgataatttgccatggtttaattttttgatcgtagccggatttaagttatgtgacgtcataatggcgcactgtgacttggGCAGAAATGTgcctatgacttggggacatacgcaattttgcaacttgactatatgcaccagtcctgaaaaccaaacattacataaacgaatgtaattctcagtatctacgatgtctaatccccaaaatagcaaatctgtttcaattacattattttttatgtttaaaaatatatatttcatcaatataacacgctctgcacacccaACGAAAttagactaagattaaatataaagaataaaacagcaatgcaaccttatataaaagccaaccaaggtgaattggactctgACAGTAAATATCACGAGTGCACGCCTTCCCATACTATAAGCGCTAAGttgaatctgagatgcaaaaactcaaaaatacttagccgaggttattttgcctttgtgacgtcacaattgccccgcgttaacaatgataattcattatgacgaaacaattgcataAATGTGCATGTCCtacaaaatctccatttttatgggtttcggaattcttaaaataaaatccgagttaacagacaggtgcgcagcatcacataaatacctattttataaaaaactcaaaactgCCAAAAATGACTTCGGTTcggcaattcggttattagcctgacgatatTATAATATGgcccagggcttcccaaactaggggccgcgaaacgaattcgAGGGaccgcaaagagaacaccaattttacacaaagtactatatctattgcactttttcagaaattttcaacacttacggCTAAAAAATAAGGGAGGCTttagatctgaattgtatgatttgaataaatttcaaacgagaatatcggtcagagaccgaagatttatcgatcgaaagtttaCTCCGGGTACacttacataatcaaattaacaaattaaatggGACATGAAAAATACAAGTAGGCGTGCGTGCAGTTATCTGTATATTCAGTACTcgttcgtttttttttgcaagaccttattaccgatcaatcgatcgcgagctattttgacgaTTTTAGTCGAAAGCAGGTTCACCACCCGTCCACCCCTGAATTATAAACGAACAAAAAAAATCTAacaacagtcagtgaaatcacatttaatgggccatggtagaaaagcctgctttatataaatGCGAAATAGCAAAAGGGATGGGGTGCACAACGCTTTTTGGACcaaggaaaaataatttttatctacagaaaaccgaaCTATCAGAATTGAAATTATTCATAATAACACCATCAAGGAATTTTTCGACGCCCTAGGAAAATTAAAACGACGCACTTCCACGGgactaggtaaaaaaaattgcgctatGGACAAAGTCTTTTTTAGGGGGAGCGctcatattaaaatcatttttaaaattcaggcttggtctttttttttttgggggggggggggacacggtagaatcatcgcgcttgcataacaatgccggctttaatCGCTAAGTTAACGGTTGCGGAAggcgatttgctaagtgcgTCTCGAAACATATCACctaatgttttattgtttctcatcaatgcaaatgatgtgtatatgaatcaaattcattttaccgttctatttgtttactttctgttacgtagtgtATATTGTTACGTAACGGGTAAACCCCACACAATTTCGTAGGTCGCAGTtcattcatttgctgaacctagtttatcgaacatgagtgagttttcagcattttaaagaaaaactaGGCAGAGTTAAGGAAGAAGGGTTAACCCTTTGCCTATATTCATCAGGCCTTCATGTTTATAAACatcaaaaggcataaagtacatatCAATGATGACAAAACTGTGTTTTATTTTGCGGCAACATATTTTTCATAGATGTGCGCCATTAGTTTTTTCCCGGATAATTTGGTGCGCACAACCCCGCTGCCGtatgctaagtttgatcaataagagtgaacaatttcGGATAAGGACCAACCCCTCGGTGGCCAGACATCGTAACTCGTCatttaggcctg is from Styela clava chromosome 9, kaStyClav1.hap1.2, whole genome shotgun sequence and encodes:
- the LOC120339586 gene encoding protein SERAC1-like isoform X1, which produces MVKWFAGKWKWALVGVASCATGSSCLLYFEIENLKKNLHPSLSVLDREKYRSYIYIRPEQFDLLNSHHWNEKGLQHLYSEIETYIINHIPPSIAKHLPIKLLKGRELQAQRYLSPWQLLKEASTPSSNIAQDVIDKINNHKWMDDDSENEDENFLDEYEYRLLGQNLDPLYLYALARTKGVDKRFFVAPRPLPTLKDDSAIEYMLYDMLLKLPSHDVESCLRFFTHGALSISDERQLKKGGRWCFAGNGLNYAREIVSQEKVESFCLQALVKHSKIPDHCEAMIDLGVLDMLQRILNDRPNALKNQRNAVRIISNICVNENLHPRILKSGWLSTLVQLSNSKLLHLRMQASRALANLDRKNVEEKYVDGVYLIHPRHRIEKEPEADVVLIHGLLGGAFHSWRQQESDSIAVANFTECWPETWLPRDLSNVRILSVEYDTHLSDWMPHCPHEKQTRTISYRSQEILEKLKLAGVGEKRPVIWLAHSMGGLVLKNMMLIAESQEERYKELLNNSKGIIFYSTPHFGSQLAEYSRKVRKLLFPSIEVMALSHDSPQLLYLNDSFKQLVSNYSIKVLSFGELQSTNIGFGNLKIHIVPPKSADPGIGSLILMDTDHLNVCKPISRHSGVYLNTVDFIQACLAESDERDFCTDIEEFIDEVADILT
- the LOC120339586 gene encoding protein SERAC1-like isoform X2; translated protein: MVKWFAGKWKWALVGVASCATGSSCLLYFEIENLKKNLHPSLSVLDREKYRSYIYIRPEQFDLLNSHHWNEKGLQHLYSEIETYIINHIPPSIAKHLPIKLLKGRELQAQRYLSPWQLLKEASTPSSNIAQDVIDKINNHKWMEYEYRLLGQNLDPLYLYALARTKGVDKRFFVAPRPLPTLKDDSAIEYMLYDMLLKLPSHDVESCLRFFTHGALSISDERQLKKGGRWCFAGNGLNYAREIVSQEKVESFCLQALVKHSKIPDHCEAMIDLGVLDMLQRILNDRPNALKNQRNAVRIISNICVNENLHPRILKSGWLSTLVQLSNSKLLHLRMQASRALANLDRKNVEEKYVDGVYLIHPRHRIEKEPEADVVLIHGLLGGAFHSWRQQESDSIAVANFTECWPETWLPRDLSNVRILSVEYDTHLSDWMPHCPHEKQTRTISYRSQEILEKLKLAGVGEKRPVIWLAHSMGGLVLKNMMLIAESQEERYKELLNNSKGIIFYSTPHFGSQLAEYSRKVRKLLFPSIEVMALSHDSPQLLYLNDSFKQLVSNYSIKVLSFGELQSTNIGFGNLKIHIVPPKSADPGIGSLILMDTDHLNVCKPISRHSGVYLNTVDFIQACLAESDERDFCTDIEEFIDEVADILT